From the genome of Ziziphus jujuba cultivar Dongzao chromosome 4, ASM3175591v1:
GCTGTTTGAGTTCACGAAGCCTGTGAGTTACAGAAATGAAATTAAACCGTTTAGTTACCTTCAAATCTTAAGCAAGAaccggaaaaagaaaataataaacaaaaaaataaaatcataaacgGCATTGAAGCATCAATTGAACTTGCCTCTGGAACTGCTCGGTATCAATAAACTTCAAGCAGAGCTGCAACAAATACACGAACACAGTATAGTTAACTATCAAATCTCCCAAAATTTATAATCCGGAATTTCCTCTAGAAATTACAAATAGTCTTATACATACAAAAATCCAAGCACCTTAGTTGATACAAAAACAGTGAATCAAACAcgacaaaaccaaaaaaaagaaaaaaaaaaagggaagcgAAAGTACGGGATCGAGGTAAATGTTTCCATGGACGTTATCGTGAACGTGCTTGAAAAATCTGACGTCGTGGTAGGAAGAGAAATTGTGGAGATGAGCCAGTGATACATCGCCATTATAAGCtcccatggttttttttttgagctTTCAGTCTTCTTTCAGAGCCGCACGGAGAAAAAGGGAAAGTGAGAGAGTCGGAGGAGAGCTCAGAGCTTAGAGACGAAGCAGGAAAGAATAGCGAATCAATAAAGTAACgaataaatccatataaattatCTTTTCTAAAGTATAAAAGGAAACTTCTGAGTTACGAAAATTGGGGTTTTTGATGGGATTgtgcgggaaaaaaagaagagaagagtGCACCAGGTAGAGTGACTGCAAAGTGTACAGTTGGAGTGGAAAggaataaaatgtttaattaattaattggaaaaaaaatttattcctaattaattggaaaggttggataaaaaggaaaaattaaattaaattaattgggGAGGGCGTGCGTTATGCCTGGCATTTTCGTTTTGTATTGCCGCCAAATGCCCGTGGAGAAAGtgggtttatttaattatttatttacgtTGGGGACGGCAATTTGAAgccattgaaaaaatatttgattggaCAAAAAGATGTGATAAGGCCCGAACGGACGTATATCGGGTTTTGGGCTGACCGAAAACCCATAAACACGCACACAGAGTTCTTAGTTCTTATACTGTAAAGTGCAAAGTAGACAATTATTTCTCAATTCGGATAAACGTATATAAATGAGAGGCTATTAATAATCAACGAGATTaacttcctctttttcttttccctacaGCAATGGTGGTGGTCACATCCACTTCATCTTCTCTGCAATCCCAAATCTTCACCGCCAAAAGCCCTTTCTCTAACCTCCTGTGCAAGCCCATCTCTCCTACTTCTCTGCTATTTCTCCATCAGGTCTATGGCAACCTCACAGGACCCAGATGGTCCAGAACACCACCGCAAAACTCCAATGGGGTTTTGTCTGTTCGAGCATACATTGAAAACCCAAACTCCTTCTCCAATTTCGCTAACAGGGTTATCGGCGCTCTCCCTGTTATTGGTCTTGTAGCTAGAATTTTAAACGACGAAGGTGGTCTTGGCGGTGACATTATTGATTTTGCAGAGTTTCGAAGGAGAGTGGGAAAGAAGTGCTCGGTTACTGACTCTAGAGCTTTTTATGAATTCCAAGATCGACGAGGCCGGGTAACcatatttattgttgtttttcattttaaaattggaatatatatatgtgtatatagtGTAGAAAATTTACTATTTTGTTCTTGCTCTGTGTTTTTGATTGCTGCTAGGCAGGGGATCCTCTGTATGTTCTGTTATGCTGTTGGCTTGCCGCAGCTGGTGCTGGTCTTCTCAAATCTGAGGAGATTTTGGAAGGGGTGGCAAGGTTGAGGATTTCAAATGATATTGAATTTGAAGAGGAGACTTTCTTGGCCTCCATGAATGAGGCTAAAGAGGTTGGTTTaaggaaatatcaaatatgCTTCAAATGCCCAAATTCCTTTATTAttactaatttatatttaagGTTCTTGAAAATTAGAAGCATCTTTTTAAATGCTGCAGAGACGTGCCAAGCTAAAGGCTTCTACTCCAACCATTCCCATGGAGATTCGCGTTGAGAAAGCACTTCAAGCTATTTATATCTGTTGCTTTGGGAAGGACCCTATAGAGGAAGAAGACGAAAGGCTTCTGAATATTATGCTTTGTGCTGTTTTCCCATCTGTCCAGCAGACTGAGATTCAGAGGCTTGTAAAAAATCAGGCAGAGAAAGTAGCTCGAGGCGGTGAAATGGACATTGTTCCAGAGCCTAAGCCTCTAACAAAAGAAGCTGTTGAGATGCAAATGAAGGATCTCCAATTCCTTAAACAAAGTAAAGATGTTTGAATTCAAGACGATGAAAATTGAGTTTTAAgtgctgaatttttttttacttttaaacgTTGCACACAGCCTCACTgtgtagtagtagtagtagtagtagtagtagtagtattcCATAATCAATAGCATGCTAGGATAAAACTGGGTCTACAGACCAACAAGTTATATGCATGTTTGATCAGAGCATGGGACATGAGTCCACTCGTTTTTCCTTACATAACGCttagaacaattaaaaaacataCATCATTGAAATGCATAAGCATCTCTCTGATTTTTATTATGCCTCCACAGTCAAGAGACTCAAAACGTAATATTTATTCGCACAACAGAAAAGCACAGAATCATCTGTATTGACTTGCTAGTTCACCCTCCTTCACAATGTAGTTCTGTGCGGGGAATTCTTCTCCCTTGAAGTACCTCTCAAGCATATCCTTAACTCCAGCAGCATATCGGAGCTGCAAACaattacaattttatattttggtttgaAGTTGTTGCAAGAGGAACAAAATGAAGTGATAACAAAAaggcaaaccaaaaaaaaaaagtgcaaaatATAAATGTACCTGTGCATCAATTGTTGTCCCTGAAATATGGGGCGTCATAGCTTGGTTTGGCATGTAACGCCATGGATGGTCCTTAGGAGCTGGTTGTGGATACCAAACGTCACCGCTATATCCTGGACAATcagataaataaaaatgcaacCATCAACAGTAGCCCAAACAGGACACTTACGCCGATTTCTCTCTTCGACTGAGTAATGAACAAGTAGATGCCTGCACACTCTTCGCAGGGTCCTTACTGACAGTTATATATTGTTATTCATTATATGTTTGAACACTCTTAAGAACCAATGGACAGGGCCTTTAAGAGGATGTCGGAGAGACGCATAAAACTTgacacaaattttcaaattttcaaatttttaagatCTAATGTTAAATCATAGTTGTCAGCACCAATGCAGGCTACCTTGTTAACCTAATGTATGCCAGTCCCATAATTTCCAAACAGGATTACTATACTATATTATATGCCTCAGAAGAAAGGTGCCATATTCTCAAAAATTCCAGAATGTTTGGCCATTACTCAGTTACCTGCAATGTGCCCACTGGAGCAAGCGTCAGCAACTGCTTGTGTATCCATGATTGCCCCTCGAGCATTGTTAACAATCAGGACTCCCTTCTTACACTTTGCAATTCTATCCTTGTCAAACAACCCTCTGAGCCACAAGATCAAGATTCTAGTAAGTTTGATTCACAACATAAAATTGGAATATCACAACTGATCATAAGTCAGACATAAACATTTAACAGCGGATTTAGCGCCCAATTCATCAGAAGCCCTTTTTATATGTCAAATGCTGACTTGGACATCTTATCAGTGCAGAAAGAAACTAAGTGAAACTGGAGTTTAGCTCTCTTTGACTGCAGTCAAAATCTATAAACATGGGGCAGACTTCCATCTGTCAAGAAAGTACCCTTAAACAATGACACTCTAGGTTCAAACTCATCCTATAACCATTTATACAAAGAAGCAACAAATTTTAACACCGAAATAGATAGCAATGGCATCCACTGGAAGATGAGTATTAGGATGAATACCTTGTTTTGTCGGTAAGAGGAGTGTTGATAACAATTACATCGCACTTTGGAAGCATTGCATCAAGATCCTCCTCAAACTTTGCCCCAATTTGGTTTTCCAGTTCTGGATCCATCTTGATTCTATCGTGATACAGAAGATTACAGTTAAAAGGTTTCAACCTCTGAAGTAAAAGCCTGCCAATACGTCCACAGCCAACAGTTCCAACAGTCTTTCCTTCCAGATCATAAGCTCTGTAAGCAATACCAGCAACATTCCATTCCCCACTAATAACCTGATGATGTCCAGGTAAGAAGTTCCTGACAAGAATGAGGATCCTCATGAGCTCGTCTTCTGCGACTGACACCACATTGCTTCCTGTGACCTCTGCAACTGTTAATtttgcagcagcagcagcattcAGATCAATATGATCAGAACCAATTCCAGCTGTAAGAAGTAGCTGCAAATTTTTGGCCTTTTTGATCCTTTCTGCCGTAACATAGGCAGGATGAAAGGGTGTGGTTATGAGAACGTGGAGATCTTCAATGTGTTTTTCAAGTTCTGTATTAAGGGCCACACCAAAGGAGGACAATGAATCAGTTCAATCCTTCAGCAAACTGACACACACAATAACATAAAATGAAGTACTGCTGCCAATCAGCAAACGAAAATAGTTTTTGACATGTATTTCATGACCATTTTTCATTTCCCATTAAGTGCTAAAATCATTTCAGTTTCAGAATTTTTTTCCATCTCTAATAACACGGTTCCTTGACAATTATGTGTCAAGACAACTCCACAATGTTGGGAATTCAACCAAACCAACTATTGGAAAGTTAGTCATATCACTATGCAGATCAATGGTGACATGATCATTGATTCATGTTTAAGATGAGACACATAACAGACTACAAAAGGTAATATGTGTCTATATACCAACCAGAGTTTGGTCCTTCTTTGTCATCAGTGACAATATACTGGTGGCCTTGTGATTCCAGCCATTCACGTATGCCCAATGCTCCCTCCACACAACCAACAAAATTGGGGTTCAGTTTAGCATACTCATTGGCCTTGTAGAAAACCCCAACAATCTTTTTGCTGCCAGGAGAAGCCTGCAATTTACAGAGTGAGGGAGAGAAAGACGTTACAACAATAATTACTTGAGAAAAACGAACTTTAGTTTTATAACATGACAAAAACTCACATGAACACAAACACGCTATCAGTTCACCAAAAACAGCAGAGAAATGAAAATGGTATGCAGAAATATTTCCCCAAACTGTAAAGATACAAATCAGCTTCTATTTTATGGCTATCTTCTTGGACGCAGAGAAAGTAGGATAAGTCTATCATTTTActttaaaattacaataaattctGAAAACATTAGCCTCAGGATAAATACGAGTCCCTTCAGTTTTAAAAATCTGCTTTTGCCACATTACTTCTACGATCACCCGCAAAGAGTGAAGCTCGGTCGTTTTCCCAACAAATTTAAAGACTATTAactcaaacaaacaaaattaaaaaaaaaaaaaaaaatccccattTTTCAATCTTCATAAAAATGTAAATGCCATTGTTACCATATTGGCTTGGTGGTGAACCAGTAGGGCAGTCTACAAATACTGAAGTAAGCCTATGGAATCACTTCCGCCCATGGAACCTATGTATGACTCAGGCGGCCTAAGCCAAACCTTTTGAGTCCATTTTCATGGACCACGACGATGAGACAGAAAGATACAGACACGTGGCAGTCAACACATTCACCCTTGTGACGTGCCGAACCCACCAACCATATGATCATCGTAATCAACCACGTCACACAGTGGTTCAGATCCTGGCCGTCCAATTGTTTGTCCGAGAGCACACATCACACATGCGTGAACGATCATCCAAcgggagatttttttttttttttaaatttttttttttcttcttcgaaGTGTCAATTCCTCAACAAGATTTTCTCACAGAGCAAGAAAGCTCGTGATTATACAGTTTAACCACGTCAAAATTTAcggactaaaaaaaaaaaaacttgatgcAGTAGTAGACGCTGATTATATATCAAGCAGAGGAAGAAGAATTGCTTACATGGAGTTCTCTACTGAAGGTCGTCGGTAATACTGGACTCTCCGACGAAGAAATAGCTCGAACAGCAGTCGCAGCCACACGCTTCATcgccatttctctctctctctctctctctctctctctctcacagacTAAATTAGAAcggaaaaattaatttcaggCACTCTGTGTGAGAATTAAAACCCTCTTTGCTATCCGCAATTTAGAGCAAGACTGACCAATTTTATAAGCAAAAGAAACGCAGTTTCGAATCACTGTTTCTGTGTCGTCTTCTTGGGCTCAACGAGACGTCTAGACGGAGGGCTCTTTTGACTTTCCCTCTtgtgtttttgtcttttttctacTTAGTCCGGTACTTCATCATGCATGTTAGCCACGTGTTCCATTTCTGAACACCGTCAGATCTGTGCTAAGAATGCTTCGGTAACGTCCACCTCGGGTAGGATGTAAGTGAGGTTGTCTTTACCTTATTATTGCTCTATTCAAAATCGTGGCAAATTCCAATTCGTCTTTCGCTTCATTTTTACTTGCACTCGGCGGCTCGGGAAAGTTAATGGGACCCGCACTTTGGTCTTACTTTGTGGATTGTAATTGGTTATCAATCTGATCGCCTTACGTGGCTGAAACATGCGTGGATAAGGATGTGGATGGGGAATatggaagaaaaaattgaaaaatgttatccctcgtataaaaaaaaaaaacacaatttgaATTTGTTGAACAAACTCAAAAacaatttgttaattaatttattaaatattaatatgatGAACATGATTATAACTGAgtaattaatatgtttaatttgaaattgacaCGAAATTAAactatcatttaaaaatttaaaacattaataaataaataaaatttttaatatataataacaataatttgttaaaatacTTGAAAAGGGATTAGCATTGATAAACATCTACtaatagcttttgtttttttttttttttttcttttatcacaaTTTTGAGGGATGGGGAAGGTTTTTATACAAGTTGACTGGTAGACGGTTTGAACTTAAACttagaaatatattataaaagtatGAATTTGAATTATGGGGATATAAAGATTTGGAATGAtttgtaatgttaaaaaaaaaaagacatgttTAACGGTTTTACTATTAAACTAAATCTAAAAATCCAACTAGACACAACTGTTAACACAAATTGCCCagctttaaataataaataggttG
Proteins encoded in this window:
- the LOC107415424 gene encoding photosystem I assembly factor PSA3, chloroplastic, which translates into the protein MVVVTSTSSSLQSQIFTAKSPFSNLLCKPISPTSLLFLHQVYGNLTGPRWSRTPPQNSNGVLSVRAYIENPNSFSNFANRVIGALPVIGLVARILNDEGGLGGDIIDFAEFRRRVGKKCSVTDSRAFYEFQDRRGRAGDPLYVLLCCWLAAAGAGLLKSEEILEGVARLRISNDIEFEEETFLASMNEAKERRAKLKASTPTIPMEIRVEKALQAIYICCFGKDPIEEEDERLLNIMLCAVFPSVQQTEIQRLVKNQAEKVARGGEMDIVPEPKPLTKEAVEMQMKDLQFLKQSKDV
- the LOC107415423 gene encoding formate dehydrogenase, mitochondrial isoform X1 — translated: MAMKRVAATAVRAISSSESPVLPTTFSRELHASPGSKKIVGVFYKANEYAKLNPNFVGCVEGALGIREWLESQGHQYIVTDDKEGPNSELEKHIEDLHVLITTPFHPAYVTAERIKKAKNLQLLLTAGIGSDHIDLNAAAAAKLTVAEVTGSNVVSVAEDELMRILILVRNFLPGHHQVISGEWNVAGIAYRAYDLEGKTVGTVGCGRIGRLLLQRLKPFNCNLLYHDRIKMDPELENQIGAKFEEDLDAMLPKCDVIVINTPLTDKTRGLFDKDRIAKCKKGVLIVNNARGAIMDTQAVADACSSGHIAGYSGDVWYPQPAPKDHPWRYMPNQAMTPHISGTTIDAQLRYAAGVKDMLERYFKGEEFPAQNYIVKEGELASQYR
- the LOC107415423 gene encoding formate dehydrogenase, mitochondrial isoform X2 encodes the protein MASPGSKKIVGVFYKANEYAKLNPNFVGCVEGALGIREWLESQGHQYIVTDDKEGPNSELEKHIEDLHVLITTPFHPAYVTAERIKKAKNLQLLLTAGIGSDHIDLNAAAAAKLTVAEVTGSNVVSVAEDELMRILILVRNFLPGHHQVISGEWNVAGIAYRAYDLEGKTVGTVGCGRIGRLLLQRLKPFNCNLLYHDRIKMDPELENQIGAKFEEDLDAMLPKCDVIVINTPLTDKTRGLFDKDRIAKCKKGVLIVNNARGAIMDTQAVADACSSGHIAGYSGDVWYPQPAPKDHPWRYMPNQAMTPHISGTTIDAQLRYAAGVKDMLERYFKGEEFPAQNYIVKEGELASQYR